The following proteins are co-located in the Streptomyces sp. NBC_00435 genome:
- a CDS encoding F0F1 ATP synthase subunit delta, giving the protein MNGASRDALATARERLDALTDNTSVDAAKLAGELAAVTALLDREVSLRRVITDPSQSGEAKAELAGRLLGGQVGGETLDLVSGMVRSRWSQSRDLVDSLEVLAATADLTAAQNSGGLDDVEDELFRFGRIVSGSTELRAALTDRSATAAAKSQLLRSLLGGKANAVTERLVTRLVTHPRGRSLEAGLESLSKVAAERRDRMVATVTTAVPLSDVQKQRLGAVLAKLYGRQMHLNLDVDPTVLGGISVRVGDEVIDGTIADRIAEASRRMAG; this is encoded by the coding sequence ATGAACGGAGCGAGCCGCGACGCGCTGGCCACCGCCCGCGAGCGTCTCGACGCGCTGACGGACAACACGTCCGTCGACGCGGCGAAGCTCGCCGGCGAGCTGGCGGCCGTCACCGCGCTGCTCGACCGTGAGGTCTCGCTGCGACGGGTCATCACGGACCCGTCGCAGTCCGGCGAGGCCAAGGCCGAGCTGGCCGGTCGTCTGCTCGGTGGTCAGGTCGGCGGGGAAACCCTCGACCTGGTGTCCGGCATGGTCCGGTCCCGCTGGTCGCAGTCCCGTGACCTGGTGGATTCGCTCGAGGTACTGGCGGCCACCGCCGACCTCACGGCGGCCCAGAACAGCGGCGGCCTCGACGACGTCGAGGACGAGTTGTTCCGGTTCGGCCGGATCGTCTCCGGAAGCACGGAGCTGCGTGCCGCACTGACCGACCGGTCCGCGACCGCCGCCGCCAAGAGCCAGCTGCTGCGCAGCCTGCTCGGCGGCAAGGCGAACGCCGTCACCGAGCGTCTGGTCACGCGTCTCGTCACGCACCCGCGTGGACGTAGCCTGGAAGCGGGCCTCGAGTCCCTTTCCAAGGTCGCCGCCGAGCGTCGTGACCGCATGGTCGCCACCGTGACCACCGCGGTTCCGCTCAGCGACGTCCAGAAGCAGCGTCTCGGCGCGGTGCTGGCCAAGCTGTACGGCCGCCAGATGCACCTGAACCTCGACGTGGACCCCACGGTCCTCGGCGGGATCTCGGTGCGGGTCGGCGACGAGGTCATCGACGGCACCATCGCGGACCGCATCGCAGAGGCGTCCCGTCGCATGGCCGGCTGA
- a CDS encoding F0F1 ATP synthase subunit B encodes MNLLVLAAEGGENPLIPPIPELVIGLIAFVIVFGFLAKKLLPNINKVLDERREAIEGGIEKAEAAQTEAQSVLEQYKAQLAEARHEAARLRQDALEHGTALKEELRAEGQRQREEIIAAGHAQIEADRKAASSALRQDVGKLATDLAGKLVGESLEDHARQSRTIDRFLSELEEKAEAAR; translated from the coding sequence GTGAACCTCCTGGTTCTCGCGGCTGAGGGCGGGGAAAACCCCCTCATCCCGCCGATCCCCGAGCTCGTCATCGGTCTGATCGCCTTCGTCATCGTCTTCGGTTTCCTCGCGAAGAAGCTCCTCCCGAACATCAACAAGGTTCTGGACGAGCGCCGCGAGGCCATCGAAGGCGGTATCGAAAAGGCTGAGGCCGCTCAGACCGAGGCTCAGAGCGTGCTGGAGCAGTACAAGGCCCAGCTCGCCGAAGCCCGGCACGAGGCCGCTCGCCTGCGCCAGGACGCCCTGGAGCACGGCACCGCGCTCAAGGAAGAACTGCGCGCAGAGGGCCAGCGGCAGCGTGAGGAGATCATCGCTGCCGGTCACGCCCAGATCGAGGCCGACCGCAAGGCCGCCTCTTCTGCGCTCCGTCAGGACGTGGGCAAGCTCGCCACCGACCTGGCCGGAAAGCTCGTCGGCGAGTCCCTCGAGGACCACGCCCGGCAGAGCCGCACGATCGACCGCTTCCTCAGCGAGCTCGAGGAGAAGGCCGAGGCCGCCCGATGA
- a CDS encoding F0F1 ATP synthase subunit gamma — MGAQLRVYKRRIRAVTATKKITKAMEMIAASRIVKAQRKVAASMPYATELTRAVTAVATGSNTKHALTTEVEAPTRAAVLLITSDRGLAGGYSSNAIKQAERLSERLRGEGKEVDTFIVGRKGVAYYGFRERKVADSWTGFTDSPAYADAKRVAAPLIEAIQTVTAEGGVDELHIVYTEFVSMMTQNAVDGRMLPLSLDQAAEENGTKGEILPLFDFEPSAEDVLDALLPRYVESRIYNALLQSAASEHAARRRAMKSATDNAGDLIKSLSRLANAARQAEITQEISEIVGGASAMADATAGSDK, encoded by the coding sequence ATGGGAGCGCAGCTCCGGGTCTACAAGCGTCGCATCCGTGCCGTCACGGCGACCAAGAAGATCACCAAGGCGATGGAAATGATCGCCGCCTCGCGCATCGTCAAGGCACAGCGCAAGGTGGCGGCATCGATGCCGTACGCGACCGAGCTCACCCGTGCGGTGACCGCGGTGGCGACCGGTTCGAACACCAAGCACGCCCTGACCACCGAGGTCGAGGCGCCGACGCGTGCCGCGGTCCTGCTCATCACGAGCGACCGCGGTCTGGCCGGCGGCTACTCCTCGAACGCCATCAAGCAGGCGGAGCGGCTCTCCGAGCGGCTGCGCGGCGAGGGCAAGGAGGTCGACACGTTCATCGTCGGCCGCAAGGGTGTCGCCTACTACGGGTTCCGTGAGCGCAAGGTCGCGGACTCGTGGACCGGCTTCACCGACAGCCCGGCCTACGCCGACGCCAAGCGCGTGGCGGCGCCGCTGATCGAGGCCATCCAGACGGTTACGGCCGAGGGTGGCGTCGACGAGCTGCACATCGTCTACACGGAATTCGTGTCGATGATGACGCAGAACGCGGTGGACGGACGGATGCTGCCGCTCAGCCTCGACCAGGCCGCGGAGGAGAACGGTACGAAGGGCGAGATCCTTCCGCTGTTCGACTTCGAGCCGTCGGCGGAGGACGTCCTCGACGCCCTTCTGCCGCGCTACGTCGAAAGCCGCATCTACAACGCACTGCTGCAGTCGGCCGCTTCCGAGCACGCCGCCCGCCGCCGCGCGATGAAGTCGGCCACCGACAACGCCGGGGATCTCATCAAGAGCCTTTCCCGGCTTGCCAACGCGGCCCGCCAGGCCGAAATCACCCAGGAAATCAGCGAGATCGTCGGTGGCGCCAGCGCCATGGCAGACGCGACCGCGGGGAGTGACAAGTAA
- a CDS encoding MraY family glycosyltransferase, producing the protein MREYLLTLCVTVAVTYLLTGPVRKFAIAVGAMPEIRARDVHREPTPRLGGIAMFGGLCAGLLVADHLQNLNGVFELSNEPRALLSGAALIWLVGVLDDKFELDALIKLGAQMISAGVMCMQGLTILWIPVPWIGTVALTPWQGNLLTVALVVITINAVNFVDGLDGLAAGMVCIATCAFFLYAYRIWFGYGIEAAAPATLFAAILMGMCLGFLPHNMHPARIFMGDSGSMLIGLVLAAGAISVTGQVDPDAMALFVGGERNATHAMLPVFIPLILPLTIIAIPMTDLVLAIVRRTWKGQSPFAADRGHLHHRLLELGHSHSRAVLIMYFWSGLIAFGTVAYSVHSASMWIVLAISALSAVGLLLLLLPRFTPRTPRWAERLVPPRYRHAERAAEAALQDASAVEPEPARPIVAGVSGVNGATAVGPRSRFPDRRKAESSR; encoded by the coding sequence GTGCGTGAATATCTGCTGACGCTTTGCGTCACGGTCGCGGTGACTTATCTACTCACCGGGCCCGTGCGGAAGTTCGCGATCGCGGTGGGCGCGATGCCGGAGATCCGTGCCAGGGACGTGCACCGCGAGCCCACGCCGCGGCTCGGCGGCATCGCGATGTTCGGCGGACTGTGCGCCGGACTGCTCGTCGCGGACCACCTGCAGAACCTCAACGGTGTCTTCGAGCTGTCGAACGAGCCGCGGGCCCTGCTCTCCGGGGCGGCCCTGATCTGGCTGGTCGGCGTGCTCGACGACAAGTTCGAGCTCGACGCCCTGATCAAGCTCGGCGCGCAGATGATCTCCGCCGGCGTGATGTGCATGCAGGGCCTGACCATCCTGTGGATCCCGGTCCCGTGGATCGGCACGGTCGCGCTCACGCCGTGGCAGGGCAACCTGCTCACCGTGGCCCTCGTCGTGATCACCATCAACGCGGTGAACTTCGTGGACGGCCTCGACGGCCTGGCCGCGGGCATGGTCTGCATCGCGACCTGCGCGTTCTTCCTCTACGCCTACCGGATCTGGTTCGGCTACGGGATCGAGGCGGCCGCGCCCGCGACGCTCTTCGCCGCGATCCTCATGGGCATGTGCCTGGGCTTCCTGCCGCACAACATGCACCCCGCCCGGATCTTCATGGGCGACTCGGGCTCGATGCTCATCGGCCTGGTGCTGGCCGCCGGCGCCATCTCCGTCACCGGGCAGGTGGACCCGGACGCGATGGCGCTCTTCGTGGGTGGTGAGCGCAACGCGACCCACGCGATGCTGCCGGTGTTCATCCCGCTGATCCTGCCGCTCACGATCATCGCGATCCCGATGACGGACCTGGTCCTGGCCATCGTGCGGCGCACCTGGAAGGGCCAGTCGCCGTTCGCGGCGGACCGCGGACACCTCCACCACCGGCTGCTGGAGCTCGGGCATTCGCACAGCCGCGCGGTGCTCATCATGTACTTCTGGTCGGGGCTGATCGCCTTCGGCACCGTGGCGTACTCGGTGCACTCCGCCTCGATGTGGATCGTGCTGGCGATCTCCGCGCTGAGCGCCGTGGGACTGCTCCTGCTCCTGCTGCCGCGCTTCACCCCGCGGACCCCGCGGTGGGCGGAGCGGCTCGTCCCTCCGCGCTACCGGCACGCCGAACGGGCCGCCGAGGCGGCCCTGCAGGACGCCTCGGCGGTGGAGCCGGAGCCGGCGCGGCCGATCGTGGCGGGTGTCTCGGGCGTCAACGGGGCGACCGCGGTAGGCCCCCGTTCGCGCTTCCCCGACCGGCGTAAGGCGGAGTCCTCGCGCTGA
- the atpB gene encoding F0F1 ATP synthase subunit A, translated as MKEPAVSADPTTVLAFETDCHIFDGCGFPAPGLHSFLFQPIFGDGDSSLYFNKTMLLALLGTVVIVGFFWAAFRKPKVVPGKLQMVAEAGYDFVRRGIVYETLGKKEGEKYVPLMVSLFFFVWILNVWSIVPLAQFPVTSIISYPAALAAIVYVIWMSVTFKRHGFVGGFKNLTGYDKSLGPVLPMVMVIEFFSNVLVRPFTHAVRLFANMFAGHTLLLLFTIASWYLLNGIGIAYAGVSFVMVLVMTAFELFIQAVQAYVFVLLACSFIQGALAEHH; from the coding sequence CTGAAGGAGCCCGCGGTGAGTGCTGACCCGACGACGGTGCTCGCCTTCGAGACCGATTGCCACATCTTCGACGGTTGTGGATTCCCGGCTCCCGGCCTGCACTCGTTCCTGTTCCAGCCGATCTTCGGGGACGGTGACAGCAGCCTCTACTTCAACAAGACGATGCTGCTGGCGCTGCTCGGTACCGTCGTCATCGTCGGCTTCTTCTGGGCCGCCTTCCGCAAGCCGAAGGTCGTCCCGGGCAAGCTGCAGATGGTCGCCGAGGCCGGCTACGACTTCGTACGCCGCGGCATCGTCTACGAGACGCTGGGCAAGAAGGAGGGCGAGAAGTACGTCCCCCTGATGGTCTCGCTGTTCTTCTTCGTCTGGATCCTGAACGTCTGGTCGATCGTCCCGCTGGCCCAGTTCCCGGTGACGTCGATCATTTCGTACCCGGCGGCCCTCGCGGCCATCGTCTACGTGATCTGGATGAGCGTGACCTTCAAGCGTCACGGCTTCGTCGGCGGCTTCAAGAACCTGACCGGCTACGACAAGTCGCTCGGCCCGGTTCTGCCGATGGTCATGGTCATCGAGTTCTTCTCGAACGTCCTGGTGCGCCCGTTCACCCACGCGGTCCGACTGTTCGCGAACATGTTCGCCGGTCACACCCTGCTGCTGCTCTTCACGATCGCCAGCTGGTACCTGCTGAACGGCATCGGGATCGCCTACGCGGGCGTCTCGTTCGTCATGGTCCTGGTGATGACCGCCTTCGAGCTCTTCATCCAGGCTGTCCAGGCGTACGTCTTCGTCCTCCTGGCTTGCAGCTTCATTCAGGGCGCGCTCGCAGAGCACCACTGA
- a CDS encoding F0F1 ATP synthase subunit epsilon produces MAAELHVELVAADRNVWSGEATLVVARTASGDIGVMPGHQPLLGVLESGPVTIRTTDGNTVVAAVHGGFISFADNKLSLLAEIAELADEIDVERAERALERAKAETDSVSERRADVRLRAVSGR; encoded by the coding sequence TTGGCTGCTGAGCTGCACGTCGAGCTGGTCGCGGCGGACCGGAATGTCTGGTCCGGCGAGGCCACCCTGGTTGTCGCCCGCACCGCCTCCGGCGACATCGGCGTCATGCCCGGTCACCAGCCGCTTCTCGGTGTGCTGGAATCGGGCCCGGTGACCATCCGCACCACGGACGGCAACACTGTTGTCGCCGCGGTGCACGGCGGATTCATCTCGTTCGCGGACAACAAGTTGTCGCTGCTGGCCGAGATCGCCGAGCTTGCCGACGAGATCGATGTCGAGCGGGCGGAGCGGGCACTGGAGCGCGCGAAGGCGGAGACCGATTCGGTCTCCGAGCGTCGCGCCGATGTCCGGCTGCGCGCGGTTTCGGGGCGCTGA
- the glyA gene encoding serine hydroxymethyltransferase codes for MSVITEPTELLRQHDPQMADVLAGEAQRQAGSLQLIAAENFTSPAVLGALGSALANKYAEGYPGARHHGGCEYADLAERIAVERARALFGAEHANVQPHSGSAAVLAAYAALLRPGDTVLAMGLTSGGHLTHGSPANVSGRWFDFVGYGVDAGTGLIDYSQVQELAHAHRPKAIVCGSISYPRHPEYSVFREIADEVGAFLIVDAAHPIGLVAGGAAPSPVPYADIVCATTHKVLRGPRGGMILCGAEFAERIDRAVFPFTQGGAQMHTIAAKAVAFGEAAGPAFTSYAHRVVANARALADALAARGFAITTGGTDTHLITADPAPLGLDGAGARGRLAAAGMVLDTCALPYGDQRGIRLGTAAVTTQGMGEAEMGRIAALFTAALAGEEPARIRRDVNEMVGSFPPYGV; via the coding sequence ATGAGCGTCATCACCGAGCCGACGGAACTGCTGCGTCAGCATGATCCCCAGATGGCCGACGTGCTCGCCGGTGAGGCGCAGCGGCAGGCGGGCTCCCTGCAGCTGATCGCCGCCGAGAACTTCACCTCGCCCGCCGTACTCGGCGCCCTCGGGTCGGCGCTCGCCAACAAGTACGCCGAGGGGTACCCCGGCGCACGCCACCACGGCGGCTGCGAGTACGCCGACCTCGCCGAGCGGATCGCCGTCGAGCGGGCCCGCGCCCTCTTCGGCGCCGAGCACGCGAACGTGCAGCCGCACTCCGGTTCCGCCGCCGTGCTCGCCGCGTACGCCGCGCTGCTGCGGCCCGGGGACACCGTGCTGGCCATGGGGCTCACCTCCGGGGGGCACCTCACGCACGGATCGCCCGCCAACGTCTCCGGGCGGTGGTTCGACTTCGTCGGCTACGGAGTGGACGCCGGGACCGGGCTCATCGACTACTCCCAGGTGCAGGAGCTCGCGCACGCGCACCGGCCCAAGGCCATCGTGTGCGGGTCCATCTCCTACCCGAGGCATCCCGAGTACTCCGTCTTCCGGGAGATCGCCGACGAGGTCGGCGCGTTCCTGATCGTGGACGCCGCCCATCCCATCGGGCTCGTGGCCGGCGGGGCCGCCCCCAGTCCGGTGCCCTACGCCGACATCGTCTGCGCCACCACGCACAAGGTGCTCCGCGGCCCGCGCGGCGGGATGATCCTGTGCGGGGCCGAGTTCGCCGAGCGGATCGACCGGGCGGTGTTCCCCTTCACCCAGGGCGGCGCCCAGATGCACACCATCGCCGCCAAGGCGGTGGCCTTCGGGGAGGCCGCCGGGCCCGCGTTCACCTCGTACGCCCACCGCGTGGTCGCCAACGCGCGCGCCCTGGCCGACGCCCTCGCCGCCCGCGGGTTCGCGATCACGACCGGCGGGACCGATACCCACCTGATCACCGCGGACCCCGCACCGCTGGGCCTCGACGGCGCGGGGGCCCGGGGCCGGCTGGCCGCCGCCGGGATGGTGCTGGACACGTGCGCCCTTCCCTACGGTGACCAGCGCGGGATCCGCCTCGGCACCGCGGCCGTGACCACGCAGGGGATGGGGGAGGCGGAGATGGGCCGGATCGCCGCGCTGTTCACGGCGGCGCTGGCCGGCGAGGAGCCCGCGCGGATCCGCAGGGATGTCAACGAAATGGTGGGCAGTTTTCCACCGTATGGGGTTTAA
- the atpD gene encoding F0F1 ATP synthase subunit beta has translation MTTIETAAATGRVARVIGPVVDVEFPVDAMPEIYNALKVEVADPAEDGKLKTLTLEVAQHLGDGLVRTISMQPTDGLVRQAAVVNTGEGITVPVGDFTKGKVFNTLGEVLNYPEENANVTERWPIHRKAPRFDELESKTEMFETGVKVIDLLTPYVKGGKIGLFGGAGVGKTVLIQEMIYRVANNHDGVSVFAGVGERTREGNDLIEEMADSGVIDKTALVFGQMDEPPGTRLRVALAGLTMAEYFRDVQKQDVLFFIDNIFRYTQAGSEVSTLLGRMPSAVGYQPNLADEMGLLQERITSTRGHSITSMQAIYVPADDLTDPAPATTFAHLDATTVLSRPISEKGIYPAVDPLDSTSRILDPRYIAADHYATAMRVKGILQKYKDLQDIIAILGIDELGEEDKLVVHRARRVERFLSQNTHVAKQFTGVDGSDVPLEESIVAFNAICDGDYDHFPEQAFFLCGGIEDLKANAKELGVS, from the coding sequence ATGACGACCATTGAGACGGCCGCCGCCACGGGCCGCGTCGCCCGGGTCATCGGCCCGGTCGTCGACGTGGAGTTCCCCGTCGACGCCATGCCCGAGATCTACAACGCCCTCAAGGTCGAGGTCGCAGACCCGGCCGAGGACGGCAAGCTCAAGACGCTGACCCTCGAGGTCGCGCAGCACCTGGGTGACGGCCTCGTCCGTACCATCTCGATGCAGCCGACCGACGGTCTGGTCCGCCAGGCCGCGGTGGTCAACACGGGCGAGGGCATCACTGTCCCCGTCGGTGACTTCACCAAGGGCAAGGTCTTCAACACCCTGGGTGAGGTGCTGAACTACCCGGAGGAGAACGCCAACGTCACCGAGCGCTGGCCGATCCACCGCAAGGCGCCCCGCTTCGACGAGCTCGAGTCGAAGACCGAGATGTTCGAGACCGGCGTCAAGGTCATCGACCTTCTCACCCCGTACGTCAAGGGTGGAAAGATCGGTCTGTTCGGTGGTGCCGGTGTCGGCAAGACCGTTCTGATCCAGGAAATGATCTACCGCGTGGCCAACAACCACGACGGTGTGTCGGTCTTCGCGGGCGTCGGTGAGCGTACCCGTGAGGGCAACGACCTCATCGAGGAAATGGCCGACTCGGGCGTCATCGACAAGACGGCCCTCGTCTTCGGCCAGATGGACGAGCCCCCGGGCACCCGTCTTCGCGTCGCGCTTGCCGGTCTGACCATGGCGGAGTACTTCCGCGATGTGCAGAAGCAGGACGTGCTCTTCTTCATCGACAACATCTTCCGTTACACCCAGGCCGGTTCGGAGGTGTCGACCCTTCTGGGCCGCATGCCGTCCGCCGTGGGTTACCAGCCGAACCTGGCTGACGAGATGGGTCTGCTGCAGGAGCGCATCACGTCGACCCGCGGTCACTCGATCACCTCGATGCAGGCGATCTACGTCCCCGCGGACGACCTGACCGACCCGGCGCCGGCTACCACCTTCGCCCACCTCGACGCGACGACGGTTCTTTCCCGTCCGATCTCCGAGAAGGGCATCTACCCGGCCGTGGACCCGCTGGACTCGACGTCCCGCATCCTCGACCCGCGGTACATCGCGGCGGACCACTACGCCACGGCGATGCGCGTCAAGGGGATCCTGCAGAAGTACAAGGACCTCCAGGACATCATCGCGATCCTCGGTATCGACGAGCTGGGCGAGGAGGACAAGCTCGTTGTCCACCGTGCCCGTCGTGTCGAGCGCTTCCTGTCGCAGAACACGCACGTCGCCAAGCAGTTCACCGGCGTCGACGGTTCGGACGTTCCGCTCGAGGAGTCGATCGTGGCCTTCAACGCGATCTGCGACGGAGACTACGACCACTTCCCCGAGCAGGCGTTCTTCCTGTGCGGTGGCATCGAGGACCTCAAGGCGAACGCCAAGGAGCTGGGCGTCTCCTGA
- the atpA gene encoding F0F1 ATP synthase subunit alpha, which translates to MAELTIRPEEIRDALENFVQSYQPDAASREEVGTVSVAGDGIAKVEGLPSAMANELLKFEDGTLGLALNLDEREIGAVVLGEFSGIEEGQPVQRTGEVLSVGVGEGYLGRVVDPLGNPIDGLGEIATEGRRALELQAPGVMVRKSVHEPMQTGYKAIDAMVPVGRGQRQLIIGDRQTGKTALAVDTIINQRDNWRSGDVNKQVRCIYVAIGQKGSTIASVRGALEDAGALEYTTIVAAPASDPAGFKYLAPYTGSAIGQHWMYAGKHVLIIFDDLSKQADAYRAVSLLLRRPPGREAYPGDVFYLHSRLLERCAKLSDDMGAGSMTGLPIVETKANDVSAFIPTNVISITDGQCFLESDLFNAGQRPALNVGISVSRVGGSAQHKAMKQVSGRLRLDLAQYRELEAFAAFGSDLDAASKASLERGKRLVELLKQGQYQPMPVEEQVVSVWAGTTGKMDDVPVNDIRRFESELLDHLRLERKELLTSIADGGKMSDDTLSSIADAIAAFKRQFETSDGKLLGEDAPAVNVSK; encoded by the coding sequence ATGGCGGAGCTCACGATCCGGCCGGAGGAGATCCGGGACGCACTGGAGAACTTTGTCCAGTCGTACCAGCCGGACGCGGCCTCGCGCGAGGAGGTCGGTACGGTCAGCGTTGCCGGCGACGGCATCGCGAAGGTGGAGGGCCTGCCCTCCGCCATGGCGAACGAGCTGCTGAAGTTCGAGGACGGAACCCTCGGTCTCGCCCTCAACCTCGACGAGCGCGAGATCGGTGCGGTCGTCCTCGGCGAGTTCAGCGGTATCGAGGAGGGCCAGCCGGTGCAGCGCACCGGTGAGGTGCTCTCCGTCGGCGTCGGCGAGGGTTACCTCGGCCGCGTTGTCGACCCGCTCGGCAACCCGATCGACGGCCTCGGCGAGATCGCGACCGAGGGCCGCCGTGCCCTCGAGCTGCAGGCCCCCGGTGTCATGGTCCGCAAGTCGGTCCACGAGCCGATGCAGACCGGCTACAAGGCCATCGACGCGATGGTGCCGGTCGGCCGTGGTCAGCGTCAGCTGATCATCGGTGACCGTCAGACCGGCAAGACCGCTCTGGCCGTCGACACGATCATCAACCAGCGCGACAACTGGCGCTCGGGCGACGTGAACAAGCAGGTTCGCTGCATCTACGTCGCCATCGGCCAGAAGGGCTCGACCATCGCGTCCGTTCGCGGCGCCCTGGAAGACGCCGGCGCGCTCGAGTACACGACGATCGTCGCCGCCCCGGCATCCGACCCGGCCGGCTTCAAGTACCTGGCGCCGTACACCGGTTCCGCCATCGGCCAGCACTGGATGTACGCCGGCAAGCACGTCCTGATCATCTTCGACGACCTGTCGAAGCAGGCCGACGCCTACCGCGCCGTCTCGCTGCTGCTGCGCCGTCCGCCGGGCCGCGAGGCCTACCCGGGCGACGTCTTCTACTTGCACTCCCGTCTGCTGGAGCGCTGCGCGAAGCTCTCCGACGACATGGGTGCCGGTTCGATGACCGGTCTGCCGATCGTCGAGACCAAGGCGAACGACGTGTCGGCGTTCATCCCGACCAACGTCATCTCCATCACCGACGGTCAGTGCTTCCTCGAGTCCGACCTGTTCAACGCGGGCCAGCGCCCGGCGCTGAACGTCGGTATCTCGGTCTCCCGCGTCGGTGGCTCGGCCCAGCACAAGGCCATGAAGCAGGTTTCCGGCCGTCTGCGCCTGGACCTGGCCCAGTACCGCGAGCTGGAGGCGTTCGCCGCCTTCGGTTCCGACCTGGACGCCGCGTCGAAGGCCTCGCTGGAGCGCGGCAAGCGTCTGGTGGAGCTGCTGAAGCAGGGCCAGTACCAGCCGATGCCCGTCGAGGAGCAGGTCGTCTCCGTCTGGGCCGGCACCACCGGCAAGATGGACGACGTCCCGGTCAACGACATCCGTCGCTTCGAGTCGGAGCTGCTGGACCACCTGCGCCTCGAGCGCAAGGAGCTCCTGACCTCCATCGCGGACGGCGGCAAGATGTCGGACGACACCCTGTCCTCCATCGCGGACGCCATTGCCGCCTTCAAGCGGCAGTTCGAGACCTCGGACGGCAAGCTCCTCGGCGAGGACGCGCCGGCCGTCAACGTCTCCAAGTGA
- a CDS encoding DUF2550 domain-containing protein has translation MLLALLVSGLVVVALVVIGLFVFGLRRRLIQRSGGTFDCSLRWGVTEEPDISGKGWVYGVARYSGDRIEWFRVFSYSPRPRRLLERSSIEVIARRAPEGEEELALLSDAVVLGCVHRGTRLELAMSDDALTGFLAWLEAAPPGQRVNVA, from the coding sequence ATGCTCCTCGCTCTGCTTGTGAGCGGCCTGGTCGTAGTAGCCCTGGTGGTGATCGGGCTGTTTGTGTTCGGGCTGCGCCGCAGACTGATCCAGCGCTCCGGCGGCACTTTCGACTGCAGCCTGCGCTGGGGTGTGACCGAGGAACCCGACATCTCCGGCAAGGGCTGGGTGTACGGGGTCGCGCGCTACAGCGGTGACCGCATCGAATGGTTCCGCGTCTTCAGTTACTCCCCCCGGCCGCGCCGGCTGCTGGAGCGGTCCTCCATCGAGGTCATCGCCCGCCGCGCCCCCGAGGGCGAGGAGGAGCTGGCCCTGCTCTCCGACGCCGTCGTGCTCGGCTGTGTCCACCGGGGCACCCGCCTGGAGCTGGCGATGAGCGATGACGCGCTGACAGGTTTCCTGGCGTGGCTCGAGGCGGCGCCTCCTGGCCAGCGGGTCAATGTGGCCTGA
- a CDS encoding F0F1 ATP synthase subunit C, whose translation MSALQTIAAEGVTGSLGSIGYGLAAIGPGVGVGIIFGNGTQALARQPEAAGLIRANQILGFAFCEALALIGLVMPFVYGP comes from the coding sequence ATGTCCGCTCTCCAGACCATCGCCGCCGAAGGCGTCACCGGCTCCCTCGGCTCCATCGGTTACGGCCTTGCGGCCATCGGCCCCGGCGTCGGCGTCGGCATCATCTTCGGTAACGGTACCCAGGCCCTCGCTCGTCAGCCCGAGGCTGCCGGCCTGATCCGCGCCAACCAGATCCTCGGCTTCGCCTTCTGTGAGGCGCTCGCCCTCATCGGTCTGGTCATGCCGTTCGTCTACGGCCCGTGA